The proteins below are encoded in one region of Lactuca sativa cultivar Salinas chromosome 3, Lsat_Salinas_v11, whole genome shotgun sequence:
- the LOC111919341 gene encoding 11-beta-hydroxysteroid dehydrogenase-like 4A has product MYESYFNNKLTNALVYYVFLLLLLLISPFLFFCELVTILRSCFQPIENMSGKVVLITGASSGLGELIAYEYAKKGACLVIVAIKEPESRLEQVTDKAREFGSPDVIFMFADVSKVNECRMFVDETIRHFGRLDHLVCNAGIGSLYSINIGVTKFTPVMDINFWGSIYPTYFAIPHLIRTNGKIVVNASCGGVLHPPKGGFYNASKAALISFYESLRFEVSPRVTITILTLGFIETNMITPKYSTSGVGVSLRKGFGTIHPTMGAESCAIAIVDGVCKGATSITEPRFIKALFLIKFLFPGLHRFHMNIFSLGFSKELKGTYEN; this is encoded by the exons ATGTATGAATCCTACTTTAATAACAAACTCACCAATGCACTTGTGTACTACGTTTTCTTGTTGCTTTTACTTCTCATTTCACCCTTTCTTTTCTTTTGTGAACTCGTCACCATCCTCCGATCATGTTTCCAACCTATTGAAAACATGTCAGGAAAAGTGGTTTTGATCACTGGTGCTTCATCGGGACTTGGAGAG CTCATTGCTTACGAATACGCGAAAAAAG GTGCATGTTTAGTAATTGTCGCAATAAAAGAACCAGAGAGTCGACTTGAGCAAGTGACAGATAAAGCACGTGAATTCGGCTCTCCAGATGTTATTTTCATGTTTGCGGATGTGTCGAAGGTTAATGAGTGTAGGATGTTCGTGGATGAGACCATTAGACATTTTGGTCGAT TAGATCATCTTGTTTGTAATGCTGGAATCGGGTCCCTTTATTCGATTAACATTGGCGTCACCAAATTTACACCGGTTATG GACATAAACTTTTGGGGATCAATTTATCCAACTTATTTTGCGATACCACATCTCATAAGAACTAATGGAAAGATTGTGGTCAATGCTTCATGTGGCGGAGTGTTGCACCCACCTAAAGGTGGCTTCTACAAT GCAAGTAAAGCAGCCTTAATCAGCTTCTATGAGTCCCTTAGATTCGAAGTGTCTCCGAGAGTAACAATAACAATCTTGACACTCGGTTTCATAGAAACCAACATGATAACACCAAAGTACTCAACCAGTGGTGTTGGTGTTAGTCTAAGAAAA GGTTTTGGAACCATCCACCCAACAATGGGGGCAGAGTCATGTGCAATAGCCATTGTCGATGGAGTATGCAAAGGAGCAACATCCATTACAGAACCAAGATTCATAAAGGCTCTGTTCTTGATTAAGTTCTTGTTCCCAGGACTACATCGTTTTCACATGAATATATTTTCCCTCGGGTTCTCTAAAGAACTAAAAGGAACATATGAAAACTGA
- the LOC111919364 gene encoding uncharacterized protein LOC111919364 → MSGVSLAVAPRPDCDKNPPNNHRQDQTAGAVEDVMESLRMMDLQLVAFITVFSASGLVPLFDLLFPAITSAYLLLLSQLVFPEHTSATTSKERLFQSSRSFRLYVITGLAVGLFLPLAYVLGGFVRGDDHAVKSATPHLFLLSFQILTEKVVSGLCLFSPPVRALVPMLYTVRRIFVILDWVRDVWFNKTLPLNAGIKDVGWYWFGRILAMANLGYFSINLFGFLIPRFLPRAFEQYFKERNEIHEKSSVKDLRSKYPTPTGIRMWAARDHLQSEKSD, encoded by the exons ATGTCTGGTGTATCCCTTGCGGTGGCGCCACGCCCTGACTGCGACAAGAACCCCCCAAACAATCACCGACAAGACCAGACGGCCGGCGCCGTTGAAGATGTAATGGAATCACTACGTATGATGGACCTCCAGTTGGTAGCTTTCATAACGGTTTTCTCAGCTAGCGGTCTTGTCCCCCTCTTCGACCTTCTCTTCCCAGCCATCACCTCCGCCTACCTCCTCCTCTTATCCCAACTAGTCTTCCCGGAGCACACCTCCGCCACCACTTCAAAAGAGCGACTATTTCAGTCAAGTAGATCCTTTAGACTTTATGTGATTACGGGTCTCGCCGTGGGGCTGTTCTTGCCGTTAGCTTATGTTTTGGGAGGGTTTGTAAGGGGAGACGATCATGCAGTTAAGTCGGCTACACCTCACTTGTTCTTACTCTCGTTTCAAATATTGACGGAGAAGGTTGTAAGTGGGCTGTGTTTGTTTTCACCTCCTGTGAGGGCTTTGGTGCCGATGTTGTATACAGTTAGAAGAATCTTTGTTATATTGGATTGGGTACGAGATGTGTGGTTCAACAAAACCCTGCCATTAAATGCAGGAATTAAG GATGTTGGATGGTATTGGTTTGGGAGAATCCTAGCGATGGCTAATCTGGGTTATTTCTCAATCAATCTGTTTGGATTTTTGATTCCACGGTTTCTTCCAAGAGCATTCGAGCAGTATTTCAAGGAAAGAAACGAGATACACGAGAAGTCGTCGGTGAAGGACTTGAGATCCAAGTATCCAACACCCACAGGAATCAGGATGTGGGCTGCAAGAGACCATCTACAGTCGGAGAAATCTGATTAA